Proteins encoded within one genomic window of Gadus macrocephalus chromosome 16, ASM3116895v1:
- the p4ha3 gene encoding prolyl 4-hydroxylase subunit alpha-3 isoform X3, whose protein sequence is MANPLIAFTLIKRLQSEWANLVYSNEASENTQALRSGFKALEASLPKMEDLQGAAKALMRLQDVYALQVGSLTRGRFQRAARGDPVDIYRPAVSVPLSGDDCFLVGKVAYELGDFYHSVPWLEESVRLFRGSGGEWRPENQGTLEDALDHLAFSHFKEGNVSYALSLSQELLHRDPMNGRVLQNVEKYETLLVQSTSLPVSQGVGMRRPNSTALRTRNTYERLCQTRGSQPKHYENQRLFCDYFTNGDPVLLLQPIRREVQSLQPYVVLYHNFITDKEAEDIKTLSQQGLRRSVVASGEKQETADYRISKSAWLKDSASVLMGQMDRRIARLTGLNVRTPYGEYLQVVNYGIGGHYEPHFDHATSASSPVFKLKTGNRVATFMIYLSSVEAGGSTAFIYANFSVPVVKNAALFWWNLHRNGRGDEDTLHAGCPVLVGDKWVANKWIHEHGQEFRRRCALDPEE, encoded by the exons ATGGCTAACCCCCTGATCGCATTCACTCTGATCAAGCGCTTACAGTCTGAGTGGGCCAACCTGGTCTACAGCAACGAAGCCTCCGAGAACACACAAG cCCTGAGGTCCGGTTTCAAGGCGCTGGAGGCCAGCCTGCCCAAGATGGAGGACCTGCAGGGGGCTGCTAAGGCCCTGATGCGGCTCCAGGATGTTTACGCTCTCCAGGTGGGGAGCCTGACCCGGGGTCGCTTCCAGAGAGCTGCACGGGGCGACCCCGTGGACATCTATCGGCCCGcagtctccgtccctctctctggcgACGACTGCTTCCTGGTTGGAAAG GTGGCCTACGAACTGGGGGATTTCTACCACTCGGTGCCGTGGCTGGAGGAGTCGGTGCGTCTCTTCAGGGGGTCCGGAGGGGAGTGGAGGCCGGAGAACCAAGGCACACTGGAGGACGCCTTGGACCATCTGGCCTTCTCACACTTTAAA GAGGGAAATGTGTCCTACGCACTGAGTCTGTCTCAGGAGTTGCTCCACCGTG ATCCAATGAATGGACGCGTTCTGCAGAATGTGGAGAAATATGAGACGCTGCTTGTCCAGAGCACATCCCTGCCCGTCAGCCAGGGTGTTGGAATGAGGAGGCCCAACTCCACCGCCCTGAGAACCAGGAACACGTACGAACGGCTCTGCCAGACGCGAGGCTCGCAG CCCAAGCATTATGAAAACCAAAGACTGTTCTGTGACTATTTCACCAATGGGGATCCTGTACTACTGCTGCAGCCAATAAGACGTGAGGTTCAAAGCCTGCAGCCCTATGTGGTTCTTTATCACAACTTCATCACAGACAAGGAGGCAGAGGACATCAAGACGCTGTCCCAGCAAGGG CTGAGAAGATCGGTTGTGGCATctggggagaaacaagaaacAGCCGACTATCGCATCAGCAAGAG CGCTTGGCTGAAAGACTCTGCCAGTGTCCTCATGGGTCAGATGGACAGACGCATCGCGCGGCTCACCGGCCTGAACGTGCGCACCCCTTACGGAGAGTACCTCCAGGTGGTCAACTATGGGATCGGTGGCCACTATGAACCGCATTTCGACCACGCTACG TCTGCTTCAAGCCCTGTGTTCAAACTCAAAACTGGAAATCGAGTGGCAACATTTATGATTTAT CTCAGTTCAGTAGAGGCCGGTGGCTCCACGGCCTTCATCTACGCCAACTTCAGTGTTCCGGTGGTGAAG AACGCTGCCCTCTTCTGGTGGAACCTCCACAGGAACGGTCGAGGGGACGAGGACACACTGCATGCAGGCTGCCCTGTGCTGGTTGGGGACAAATGGG TCGCCAACAAGTGGATCCACGAGCACGGCCAGGAGTTCCGGCGCCGCTGTGCTCTCGACCCAGAAGAGTGA
- the LOC132475228 gene encoding odorant receptor 131-2-like — protein MPSNSTTRSGWVGSIHYRALIVQILIIIFLYLNGLLLTTFFKKDVFRSSMRYIFFAYTLMSDCLYLMVTDVLLLFSYNRIVMQIWLCLLFLIIGTAYNFVFPLTLTLMTLERYVAICMPMQHGALCTPRNALHCILIINAISLLPISISLSIYWASVPFSRYTENLVCGVEMLIIHRWQSHYWSAITQLYFVIMLVIVMFCYVQILKAARKASGETKKSSGKGLRTVLLHGFQLILCLTRLWCPLVEAAVMQMDLRLFVDLRYANYVMFTLAPRCLSSLVYGLRDHKLFVNLKYYAVFGLACQPPVLTD, from the coding sequence ATGCCTTCTAACAGTACAACAAGATCTGGATGGGTAGGGTCTATCCATTACCGGGCTCTAATTGTacagattctgattataatttttcTGTACCTTAATGGTCTACTCCTCACAACCTTCTTCAAGAAGGACGTTTTCCGCTCCAGCATGCGCTACATCTTCTTTGCCTATACCCTGATGTCGGACTGCCTGTACCTAATGGTGACCGACGTTCTGCTACTCTTTTCGTATAATCGAATAGTCATGCAAATTTGGCTTTGTCTTCTCTTCCTGATAATAGGGACTGCTTACAATTTTGTATTCCCTTTAACTCTGACATTGATGACTCTGGAGCGTTATGTGGCCATCTGCATGCCTATGCAGCACGGGGCCTTATGCACCCCGCGCAACGCTTTGCACTGTATTCTGATAATCAACGCTATCAGCCTCTTACCcatcagcatctctctctccatctactgGGCCTCAGTGCCTTTCAGCAGGTACACAGAGAATTTGGTGTGCGGGGTTGAAATGCTCATCATTCACAGATGGCAGAGTCATTACTGGTCGGCCATAACTCAGTTATACTTTGTCATCATGCTTGTCATCGTTATGTTCTGTTATGTTCAAATCTTAAAAGCAGCCAGGAAAGCATCAGGAGAGACAAAGAAATCCTCAGGGAAGGGACTCAGAACGGTACTCCTTCATGGCTTTCAGCTCATTCTCTGCCTTACTCGGCTGTGGTGCCCTTTGGTTGAAGCTGCTGTCATGCAGATGGATCTTCGTTTATTCGTTGATTTAAGATACGCCAATTACGTAATGTTTACTCTTGCTCCGAGATGTCTAAGTTCCCTTGTTTATGGCCTCAGGGACCACAAGTTATTTGTAAATCTGAAATATTATGCTGTATTTGGCTTGGCTTGTCAGCCTCCTGTATTGACTGATTGA
- the p4ha3 gene encoding prolyl 4-hydroxylase subunit alpha-3 isoform X1: MLFLKWIYLGFGLITSSHVCMSAGEIYTSLLNVKEAIAIERTLIDTLGTYIDHELERLEDLKRFHSRVSDLHNAVYNGSTTAMANPLIAFTLIKRLQSEWANLVYSNEASENTQALRSGFKALEASLPKMEDLQGAAKALMRLQDVYALQVGSLTRGRFQRAARGDPVDIYRPAVSVPLSGDDCFLVGKVAYELGDFYHSVPWLEESVRLFRGSGGEWRPENQGTLEDALDHLAFSHFKEGNVSYALSLSQELLHRDPMNGRVLQNVEKYETLLVQSTSLPVSQGVGMRRPNSTALRTRNTYERLCQTRGSQPKHYENQRLFCDYFTNGDPVLLLQPIRREVQSLQPYVVLYHNFITDKEAEDIKTLSQQGLRRSVVASGEKQETADYRISKSAWLKDSASVLMGQMDRRIARLTGLNVRTPYGEYLQVVNYGIGGHYEPHFDHATSASSPVFKLKTGNRVATFMIYLSSVEAGGSTAFIYANFSVPVVKNAALFWWNLHRNGRGDEDTLHAGCPVLVGDKWVANKWIHEHGQEFRRRCALDPEE; encoded by the exons ATGCTTTTTCTTAAATGGATTTACTTAGGTTTTGGCCTCATCACTTCGTCtcatgtttgtatgtctgcTGGTGAAATATACACTTCGCTACTGAACGTAAAAGAGGCGATCGCTATTGAACGGACACTGATAGATACTCTGGGAACGTACATTGACCACGAACTGGAAAGACTTGAGGACCTTAAACG ATTCCACTCTAGGGTGTCTGACCTGCACAACGCCGTTTACAACGGATCCACCACGGCCATGGCTAACCCCCTGATCGCATTCACTCTGATCAAGCGCTTACAGTCTGAGTGGGCCAACCTGGTCTACAGCAACGAAGCCTCCGAGAACACACAAG cCCTGAGGTCCGGTTTCAAGGCGCTGGAGGCCAGCCTGCCCAAGATGGAGGACCTGCAGGGGGCTGCTAAGGCCCTGATGCGGCTCCAGGATGTTTACGCTCTCCAGGTGGGGAGCCTGACCCGGGGTCGCTTCCAGAGAGCTGCACGGGGCGACCCCGTGGACATCTATCGGCCCGcagtctccgtccctctctctggcgACGACTGCTTCCTGGTTGGAAAG GTGGCCTACGAACTGGGGGATTTCTACCACTCGGTGCCGTGGCTGGAGGAGTCGGTGCGTCTCTTCAGGGGGTCCGGAGGGGAGTGGAGGCCGGAGAACCAAGGCACACTGGAGGACGCCTTGGACCATCTGGCCTTCTCACACTTTAAA GAGGGAAATGTGTCCTACGCACTGAGTCTGTCTCAGGAGTTGCTCCACCGTG ATCCAATGAATGGACGCGTTCTGCAGAATGTGGAGAAATATGAGACGCTGCTTGTCCAGAGCACATCCCTGCCCGTCAGCCAGGGTGTTGGAATGAGGAGGCCCAACTCCACCGCCCTGAGAACCAGGAACACGTACGAACGGCTCTGCCAGACGCGAGGCTCGCAG CCCAAGCATTATGAAAACCAAAGACTGTTCTGTGACTATTTCACCAATGGGGATCCTGTACTACTGCTGCAGCCAATAAGACGTGAGGTTCAAAGCCTGCAGCCCTATGTGGTTCTTTATCACAACTTCATCACAGACAAGGAGGCAGAGGACATCAAGACGCTGTCCCAGCAAGGG CTGAGAAGATCGGTTGTGGCATctggggagaaacaagaaacAGCCGACTATCGCATCAGCAAGAG CGCTTGGCTGAAAGACTCTGCCAGTGTCCTCATGGGTCAGATGGACAGACGCATCGCGCGGCTCACCGGCCTGAACGTGCGCACCCCTTACGGAGAGTACCTCCAGGTGGTCAACTATGGGATCGGTGGCCACTATGAACCGCATTTCGACCACGCTACG TCTGCTTCAAGCCCTGTGTTCAAACTCAAAACTGGAAATCGAGTGGCAACATTTATGATTTAT CTCAGTTCAGTAGAGGCCGGTGGCTCCACGGCCTTCATCTACGCCAACTTCAGTGTTCCGGTGGTGAAG AACGCTGCCCTCTTCTGGTGGAACCTCCACAGGAACGGTCGAGGGGACGAGGACACACTGCATGCAGGCTGCCCTGTGCTGGTTGGGGACAAATGGG TCGCCAACAAGTGGATCCACGAGCACGGCCAGGAGTTCCGGCGCCGCTGTGCTCTCGACCCAGAAGAGTGA
- the LOC132475041 gene encoding odorant receptor 131-2-like encodes MAYNNSTQSGGLGSLKQISHKVIIVQVLIAIFLYLNCLLLTTFFKKDVFRSSMRYIFFACTLMSDCLYLMVTDVLLLLSFYRIVMQIWLCLLFLIIGTAYNFVFPLTLTLMTLERYVAICMPMQHGALCTPRNALHYILIVNAISLLPISISLSIYWASVPFSRYTENSVCTVEMLIIHRWQSHYWSAITQLYFVIMFVIVMFCYVHILKAARKASGETKKSSGKGLRTVLLHGFQLILCLTRLWCPLVEAAVMQMDLRLFVDLRYANYVMFTLAPRCLSSLVYGLRDHKLFVNLKYYAVFGLACQPPVLTD; translated from the coding sequence ATGGCTTATAACAACTCAACACAATctggagggttagggtcattGAAACAGATCTCTCACAAGGTCATAATTGTACAGGTTCTGATTGCAATTTTTCTGTACCTCAACTGTCTGCTCCTCACAACCTTCTTCAAGAAGGACGTTTTCCGCTCCAGCATGCGCTACATCTTCTTTGCCTGTACCCTGATGTCAGACTGCCTGTACCTAATGGTGACCGACGTTCTGCTACTATTGTCGTTTTATCGAATTGTCATGCAAATTTGGCTTTGTCTTCTCTTCCTGATAATAGGGACTGCTTACAATTTTGTATTCCCTTTAACTCTGACATTGATGACTCTGGAGCGTTATGTGGCCATCTGCATGCCTATGCAGCATGGAGCCTTATGCACCCCGCGCAACGCTCTGCACTATATTCTGATAGTCAATGCTATCAGCCTCTTACCcatcagcatctctctctccatctactgGGCCTCAGTGCCTTTCAGCAGGTACACAGAGAATTCGGTGTGCACGGTTGAAATGCTCATCATTCACAGATGGCAGAGTCATTACTGGTCGGCCATAACTCAGTTATACTTTGTCATCATGTTTGTCATCGTTATGTTCTGTTATGTTCACATCTTAAAAGCAGCCAGGAAAGCATCAGGAGAGACTAAGAAATCCTCAGGGAAGGGACTCAGAACGGTACTCCTTCATGGCTTTCAGCTCATTCTCTGCCTTACTCGGCTGTGGTGCCCTTTGGTTGAAGCTGCTGTCATGCAGATGGATCTTCGTTTATTCGTTGATTTAAGATACGCCAATTACGTAATGTTTACTCTTGCTCCGAGATGTCTAAGTTCCCTTGTTTATGGCCTCAGGGACCACAAGTTATTTGTAAATCTGAAATATTATGCTGTATTTGGCTTGGCTTGTCAGCCTCCTGTATTGACTGATTGA
- the LOC132475249 gene encoding odorant receptor 131-2-like yields the protein MRSTNSSSQFNMQTGLSGNSTSSPPFPIIKVCVMVPFFSIFLFCIVLMLYIFASNRHFMDSTRYILFAFMLVNDTLVMLSSVLLLFLAAAQARFPIVFCAPLLFFSTASFLNTPLILATMSLERYVAIMYPLQCPPAWRSDRAWIILLCLWLISCVLPTVDFSIAGARPGVDVLSTPVYCSTVVLNSSTVQTLFKVSLNGFFFGAVALMILYTYIKILLETKKMRQDRASVNKAMHTVLLHGFQLLLCLLAFTNPISEQLLVLHANWLPDDIYFFNYFCFILIPRFLSPLIYGWRDKSLRDHMRRAALCCSCGFRTRDTEKPLS from the exons ATGAGGAGCACCAACTCAA GTTCACAATTCAACATGCAGACTGGACTCTCGGGCAATTCAACATCTTCCCCCCCTTTTCCTATCatcaaggtgtgtgtgatggttcccttcttctccatcttcctcttctgCATCGTGCTCATGCTCTACATCTTCGCATCTAACCGGCACTTCATGGACAGCACTCGCTACATCTTGTTTGCCTTCATGCTGGTCAACGACACCCTAGTAATGTTGTCCTCTGTGCTGCTCTTGTTCCTGGCTGCCGCCCAGGCGAGGTTCCCCATTGTCTTCTGTGCCCCCCTGCTGTTCTTCTCCACTGCTTCCTTCCTCAACACCCCTCTCATCCTAGCTACCATGTCCCTGGAGCGCTACGTGGCTATCATGTACCCACTGCAGTGCCCACCTGCGTGGCGGTCCGACCGCGCCTGGATCATCTTGCTGTGCCTGTGGCTCATCAGCTGTGTCCTCCCCACGGTGGACTTCTCCATAGCGGGGGCTCGTCCCGGCGTGGACGTCCTCTCCACGCCCGTCTATTGCAGCACCGTGGTGCTCAACTCTTCTACCGTGCAGACTCTGTTCAAGGTCTCTCTGAATGGGTTTTTCTTCGGGGCGGTGGCGCTCATGATCCTCTACACCTACATCAAGATCCTCCTGGAGACCAAGAAGATGAGGCAGGACAGGGCCTCTGTGAACAAAGCCATGCACACCGTGCTGCTCCACGGCTTTCAGCTGCTGCTCTGCCTCTTGGCCTTCACTAATCCCATCTCCGAACAGCTCCTCGTGCTGCACGCCAACTGGTTACCCGACGACATCTACTTCTTCAACTACTTCTGTTTTATCCTCATCCCGCGTTTCCTCAGCCCACTCATCTACGGCTGGCGGGACAAGAGCCTGAGAGACCACATGAGAAGAGCAGCTCTGTGCTGCTCTTGTGGCTTCAGGACGCGTGACACGGAGAAGCCATTGTCATAA
- the p4ha3 gene encoding prolyl 4-hydroxylase subunit alpha-3 isoform X2: protein MLFLKWIYLGFGLITSSHVCMSAGEIYTSLLNVKEAIAIERTLIDTLGTYIDHELERLEDLKRFHSRVSDLHNAVYNGSTTAMANPLIAFTLIKRLQSEWANLVYSNEASENTQALRSGFKALEASLPKMEDLQGAAKALMRLQDVYALQVGSLTRGRFQRAARGDPVDIYRPAVSVPLSGDDCFLVGKVAYELGDFYHSVPWLEESVRLFRGSGGEWRPENQGTLEDALDHLAFSHFKEGNVSYALSLSQELLHRDPMNGRVLQNVEKYETLLVQSTSLPVSQGVGMRRPNSTALRTRNTYERLCQTRGSQPKHYENQRLFCDYFTNGDPVLLLQPIRREVQSLQPYVVLYHNFITDKEAEDIKTLSQQGLRRSVVASGEKQETADYRISKSAWLKDSASVLMGQMDRRIARLTGLNVRTPYGEYLQVVNYGIGGHYEPHFDHATLSSVEAGGSTAFIYANFSVPVVKNAALFWWNLHRNGRGDEDTLHAGCPVLVGDKWVANKWIHEHGQEFRRRCALDPEE from the exons ATGCTTTTTCTTAAATGGATTTACTTAGGTTTTGGCCTCATCACTTCGTCtcatgtttgtatgtctgcTGGTGAAATATACACTTCGCTACTGAACGTAAAAGAGGCGATCGCTATTGAACGGACACTGATAGATACTCTGGGAACGTACATTGACCACGAACTGGAAAGACTTGAGGACCTTAAACG ATTCCACTCTAGGGTGTCTGACCTGCACAACGCCGTTTACAACGGATCCACCACGGCCATGGCTAACCCCCTGATCGCATTCACTCTGATCAAGCGCTTACAGTCTGAGTGGGCCAACCTGGTCTACAGCAACGAAGCCTCCGAGAACACACAAG cCCTGAGGTCCGGTTTCAAGGCGCTGGAGGCCAGCCTGCCCAAGATGGAGGACCTGCAGGGGGCTGCTAAGGCCCTGATGCGGCTCCAGGATGTTTACGCTCTCCAGGTGGGGAGCCTGACCCGGGGTCGCTTCCAGAGAGCTGCACGGGGCGACCCCGTGGACATCTATCGGCCCGcagtctccgtccctctctctggcgACGACTGCTTCCTGGTTGGAAAG GTGGCCTACGAACTGGGGGATTTCTACCACTCGGTGCCGTGGCTGGAGGAGTCGGTGCGTCTCTTCAGGGGGTCCGGAGGGGAGTGGAGGCCGGAGAACCAAGGCACACTGGAGGACGCCTTGGACCATCTGGCCTTCTCACACTTTAAA GAGGGAAATGTGTCCTACGCACTGAGTCTGTCTCAGGAGTTGCTCCACCGTG ATCCAATGAATGGACGCGTTCTGCAGAATGTGGAGAAATATGAGACGCTGCTTGTCCAGAGCACATCCCTGCCCGTCAGCCAGGGTGTTGGAATGAGGAGGCCCAACTCCACCGCCCTGAGAACCAGGAACACGTACGAACGGCTCTGCCAGACGCGAGGCTCGCAG CCCAAGCATTATGAAAACCAAAGACTGTTCTGTGACTATTTCACCAATGGGGATCCTGTACTACTGCTGCAGCCAATAAGACGTGAGGTTCAAAGCCTGCAGCCCTATGTGGTTCTTTATCACAACTTCATCACAGACAAGGAGGCAGAGGACATCAAGACGCTGTCCCAGCAAGGG CTGAGAAGATCGGTTGTGGCATctggggagaaacaagaaacAGCCGACTATCGCATCAGCAAGAG CGCTTGGCTGAAAGACTCTGCCAGTGTCCTCATGGGTCAGATGGACAGACGCATCGCGCGGCTCACCGGCCTGAACGTGCGCACCCCTTACGGAGAGTACCTCCAGGTGGTCAACTATGGGATCGGTGGCCACTATGAACCGCATTTCGACCACGCTACG CTCAGTTCAGTAGAGGCCGGTGGCTCCACGGCCTTCATCTACGCCAACTTCAGTGTTCCGGTGGTGAAG AACGCTGCCCTCTTCTGGTGGAACCTCCACAGGAACGGTCGAGGGGACGAGGACACACTGCATGCAGGCTGCCCTGTGCTGGTTGGGGACAAATGGG TCGCCAACAAGTGGATCCACGAGCACGGCCAGGAGTTCCGGCGCCGCTGTGCTCTCGACCCAGAAGAGTGA